The DNA region CCCATAAATCACATCCACCCCGAAATTCACTATTACGATAAAGAAAGCAATCAGCAAGCTTACCCCCTGAACTACAGGCAAGTCCCGCTGGCCAATGGCCAGAAAAATCAGTCGGCCCAGTCCGGGTAAATTGAAGACGTTCTCGATCACGATGGCTCCGGCTAATAGTTCCCCCATCTGCAAGCCGACGATGGTTACCACTGGAATTAAAGCGTTGCGCAGGGCGTGTTTGTATACAACCATTGTTTCTGCCAGACCTTTGGAGCGGGCGGTACGGATGTAATCTTCCCCGAGGGCCTCCAGCATGCAGGAACGGGTGAGGCGGGCCAGCACCGCGGCTCGGATAAGACCGAGAGAAAGAGCCGGAAGGATAAGAGACTTCAACGCCCCCAGCGGGGTTTCCGTCCAGGATTTGACCCCCCCTGCCGAAAACCATTGCAGGTGAACGGCAAAGAATAGGATAAAAAGGATCCCGGCCCAGAAGGCTGGTATAGCAAGTCCAATCTGGGAAAAAATCATCACCCCGTAATCCCCGGGTCGGTTGCGGTGGATGGCCGCATAAATTCCCAGAGGGATGGAGAAGATGACGGCGAAAAATATAGCAAGGATAGCCAGGGGAATGGTTACTTGCAAGCGAGAGGCGATCAAGGTGCTGATGGGGACTTCATAAGTAATCGACCGGCCAAAATCTCCCCGGACCAACGAGCTAAGCCAATTCCAATACTGGACTGCGAGGGGCTGGTCCAGTCCCAATTTATGGCGCAGCTCTTGTAAATTTTCGGGGGTGGCCTGAATCCCCAAAATGATCTGGGCCGGATCTCCCGGG from Deltaproteobacteria bacterium includes:
- a CDS encoding ABC transporter permease; protein product: PGDPAQIILGIQATPENLQELRHKLGLDQPLAVQYWNWLSSLVRGDFGRSITYEVPISTLIASRLQVTIPLAILAIFFAVIFSIPLGIYAAIHRNRPGDYGVMIFSQIGLAIPAFWAGILFILFFAVHLQWFSAGGVKSWTETPLGALKSLILPALSLGLIRAAVLARLTRSCMLEALGEDYIRTARSKGLAETMVVYKHALRNALIPVVTIVGLQMGELLAGAIVIENVFNLPGLGRLIFLAIGQRDLPVVQGVSLLIAFFIVIVNFGVDVIYGVVDPRIRVGERKEIRI